One stretch of Aquimarina sp. Aq107 DNA includes these proteins:
- a CDS encoding TonB-dependent siderophore receptor — translation MEQKFGISFSYNHTFFDGVFLEQNIDCQDIKDCILVIEKMVPVKFTNQNTSNYIVLPIRKNITFEVFDNENNEHISSLEYQINEEPIEYLLAEDNMFILNDIFPLDSIHILNYSYESIRIKASDLIRIKKVNLLKKQFHLNEIILSGYLTKGIDANVSDHSLQINTESLGLLAGETDGDIFNVINNISGIHSPSGKSGNLNFRGNTYDQNLVQIDDIPIYHSGHFLGAISPYNTAVITNVEVQRNMLPVKFGGRVGGLIDMTTSNKIPNTTKYEVAINTLFAGATVKAKLIEDKLSFSAAFRTSYPSFQSPKLEAISNLIFQGSRLESIADEVNTSSDFKIDFLDMNAKLNYKINDKHTTSLSFINIQNNLSAEIKNTGNNDQVDFRDLELDNWGVTGKWKAYFSEKLTTELRVSKSNMNLISLSEGFVLEERSSREKFDNVISDTRLITEIIYNYNQNTSLEAGYTLTEHKLISNEIEEENGIDSERRQDAIVHSTYVSLQKNWNEKLNVNFGFHNNYYAPLNKLYINPRLLASYSINKNLYLKSSLGTSNQFIQKKLNNDFDDFNITNQLWFLPNDDIMTQKGIQTMLGGVLDKSKWLIDLELYYKKTEGITNKSNDNLGNISSIGANIFVKKRWRKLETWISYALSKTETDFNNRKIDAFFDQRHIINLTGLLNLKKWKFAISWGYFSGMPVIFSEESDSGNNQNPISSDRFDALHQLDFSSSYTFYNPSRNFKTVIGLSILNVYDQDNTVNVFQNTTENTFRKASNFSPNLQVNLFF, via the coding sequence TTGGAACAAAAATTTGGAATAAGTTTTTCCTACAACCATACTTTTTTTGATGGTGTTTTTTTAGAACAAAATATTGATTGTCAAGATATTAAAGATTGTATCTTAGTAATAGAAAAAATGGTCCCTGTAAAATTTACAAACCAAAATACTTCTAACTATATAGTATTACCAATAAGAAAGAACATTACATTCGAAGTATTTGATAATGAAAATAATGAACACATATCTTCCCTAGAATATCAGATCAATGAAGAACCAATAGAATATCTTCTTGCCGAGGATAATATGTTTATCTTAAATGATATATTCCCTTTAGATTCTATCCATATTCTTAATTATTCGTATGAGAGTATACGCATAAAAGCCAGTGATTTAATAAGAATAAAAAAAGTAAATTTATTAAAAAAGCAATTTCATCTTAATGAAATTATTTTAAGTGGTTACCTAACAAAAGGTATTGATGCTAACGTTAGTGACCATAGTTTACAAATTAACACAGAATCCTTAGGTTTATTAGCAGGAGAAACTGATGGCGATATTTTTAATGTTATAAATAATATTTCTGGAATACATTCTCCAAGTGGGAAATCTGGAAATCTTAATTTTAGAGGGAACACGTATGATCAAAATCTTGTTCAGATAGATGACATCCCTATATATCATTCAGGGCATTTTTTAGGAGCAATTTCTCCTTATAATACAGCTGTTATTACTAATGTTGAAGTTCAAAGAAATATGTTACCTGTAAAATTTGGTGGTCGTGTTGGAGGACTTATTGATATGACAACAAGTAATAAAATTCCAAATACCACTAAATATGAAGTTGCTATAAATACGCTATTTGCAGGAGCAACGGTTAAAGCTAAGCTTATAGAAGATAAGCTATCTTTTTCTGCTGCTTTTAGGACAAGTTACCCAAGTTTTCAATCTCCAAAATTAGAGGCTATTTCGAACTTAATTTTTCAAGGTAGTAGATTAGAGTCTATTGCAGATGAAGTTAATACTTCTTCAGACTTTAAAATTGATTTTTTAGACATGAATGCTAAGTTAAATTATAAGATTAATGATAAACATACAACTTCTTTAAGTTTTATAAATATTCAAAATAACTTATCTGCGGAAATAAAAAACACAGGGAATAATGATCAAGTTGATTTTAGAGATTTAGAACTAGATAATTGGGGTGTTACAGGAAAATGGAAAGCTTATTTCTCTGAAAAGCTTACAACTGAATTAAGAGTTAGTAAATCTAATATGAATCTTATTAGCCTTAGTGAAGGTTTTGTATTAGAAGAAAGATCCAGTAGAGAAAAATTTGATAATGTAATTTCTGATACTCGGTTAATTACTGAAATTATTTACAATTACAATCAGAATACATCTTTAGAAGCAGGATATACCTTAACCGAGCATAAATTGATTAGTAACGAAATTGAAGAAGAAAATGGTATCGATTCTGAAAGAAGACAAGATGCCATAGTTCACTCCACCTATGTGTCTCTCCAAAAAAATTGGAATGAAAAATTGAATGTTAACTTTGGATTTCATAATAATTACTATGCACCTTTAAATAAGTTATACATAAATCCAAGGTTATTGGCGAGTTACTCTATAAATAAAAACTTGTATCTAAAATCTTCCTTAGGAACATCAAATCAATTCATTCAAAAAAAATTAAATAATGATTTTGATGATTTTAATATTACCAATCAATTATGGTTTTTGCCTAATGATGATATAATGACGCAAAAAGGAATACAAACAATGTTAGGTGGTGTTCTTGATAAATCTAAATGGTTAATAGATTTAGAGCTGTATTATAAAAAAACTGAGGGTATCACTAATAAGTCTAATGATAATCTTGGAAATATTTCTAGTATTGGAGCAAATATATTTGTAAAAAAAAGATGGCGTAAATTAGAAACCTGGATAAGTTATGCATTGAGTAAAACTGAAACCGATTTTAATAATAGGAAAATAGATGCTTTCTTTGATCAAAGGCATATCATAAATCTAACTGGTTTACTAAATCTTAAAAAATGGAAATTTGCAATTTCTTGGGGGTATTTTTCTGGAATGCCAGTCATTTTTTCTGAAGAATCAGATTCTGGAAATAATCAAAACCCTATCTCCTCTGATCGATTTGATGCATTACATCAATTAGATTTTTCTTCTTCATATACATTTTATAATCCATCAAGAAACTTTAAAACTGTTATTGGTTTATCTATCCTTAATGTATATGATCAGGATAATACAGTAAACGTTTTTCAAAACACGACAGAAAATACATTTAGAAAGGCAAGTAACTTCTCTCCTAACCTTCAGGTTAATTTATTTTTTTAA